A region of Falco peregrinus isolate bFalPer1 chromosome 13, bFalPer1.pri, whole genome shotgun sequence DNA encodes the following proteins:
- the LOC101918955 gene encoding protein FAM162B-like, with amino-acid sequence MLGRLRGPVARLVLCPARAAGNKAKGARDVALQTANPGYKAFKNDRSPTNFDKKVLVWAGRFKKEEDIPKHISSEVLDAARSSVRIKVCYIMIALTLLGCLAMVITGKEAAKRDHTLLRMNIEKKAKWKAEVEKDQEAALGKSQ; translated from the exons ATGCTGGGGCGGCTGCGGGGACCGGTGGCTCGGCTGGTCCTGtgccctgccagagctgctggtaACAAAGCGAAGGGCGCTCGGGACGTGGCTTTGCAGACAGCTAACCCAG GTtacaaagctttcaaaaatgacAGAAGCCCTACGAATTTTGATAAAAAGGTGTTAGTATGGGCAGGACGGTTTAAAAAGGAGGAGGACATTCCCAAGCACATCTC GTCTGAGGTCCTCGACGCAGCAAGGAGCAGTGTGAGGATAAAGGTTTGCTACATCATGATTGCACTGACCTTGCTGGGCTGTTTGGCCATGGTAATCACAGGCAAAGAA GCTGCTAAAAGGGATCACACGCTGCTGAGGATGAACATAGAAAAGAAGGCCAAATGGAAGGCTGAAGTGGAGAAAGATCAGGAGGCAGCTCTTGGGAAGTCACAATGA